Proteins found in one Populus alba chromosome 14, ASM523922v2, whole genome shotgun sequence genomic segment:
- the LOC118063124 gene encoding 2-oxoisovalerate dehydrogenase subunit alpha 1, mitochondrial isoform X1: protein MKKLKIQISSACPLRYNMAVWLAKSRTITHHLKRKVGFMGIFHQDLWTSSSSSSCMQPGPLLSIFIPGFHEHQNSSTPRLFPFNSSISTRFSLHRFKSTKAASQLEHLYSSTDDDDHDNSQDLDFPGGKVACISEMRFLPESAGKRIPCYRVLDDNGEIIVGSDYEQLCEEIAVKMYTNMVSLQMMDTMFYEAQRQGRISFYMTSTGEEAINIASAAALSADDIVLPQYREPGILLWRGFTIEEFASQCFGNEDDCGKGRQMPMHYGSKKHNFVTISSPIATQLSQAVGVAYSLKMDKKDACVVTYTGDGGTSEGDFHAALNFAAVTEAPVVFICRNNGWAISTNISEQFRSDGIVVRGQAYGIRSIRVDGNDALAVYSAIHTAREMAISEQRPVLVEALSYRVGHHSTSDDSTKYRSVDEIEYWKMVRNPVNRFRKWVERNGWWSEEEESELRSSMKKQLLQVIQVAEKKEKPPLKELFSDVYDITPPNLREQEKQLRETIIRHPQDYPSDVPL from the exons atgaagaaattgaagatacAGATTTCATCGGCCTGTCCGTTACGTTACAATATGGCTGTTTGGCTCGCAAAATCAAGAACCATCACCCATCACTTAAAGAGAAAGGTGGGGTTCATGGGGATTTTTCACCAAGATCTTtggacttcttcttcttcttcttcttgcatgCAACCAGGCCCTTTATTGTCAATATTTATCCCAGGGTTTCACGAGCATCAGAACTCAAGTACTCCACGTTTGTTTCCTTTTAACTCATCAATTTCCACCCGTTTCTCCCTTCATCGATTCAAATCCACCAAAGCTGCAAGCCAACTTGAACATCTGTACTCTAGTACTGACGATGATGATCATGATAATAGTCAG GACCTGGATTTTCCTGGAGGGAAGGTCGCTTGCATATCTGAAATGAGATTCTTACCAGAGTCCGCTGGGAAGAGAATACCCTGTTACCGTGTTCTTGATGACAATGGAGAAATAATCGTGGGCAGCGATTATGAACAG TTGTGCGAGGAAATTGCAGTGAAGATGTATACGAACATGGTGTCCCTTCAAATGATGGATACCATGTTCTACGAGGCTCAGCGCCAAGGAAGAATTTCCTTCTACATGACCTCAACTGGTGAAGAAGCAATAAACATTGCATCAGCAGCTGCACTAAGTGCAGACGATATCGTCTTGCCTCAG TACCGAGAGCCCGGGATTCTATTATGGCGTGGTTTCACAATTGAAGAATTTGCCAGCCAATGCTTTGGAAACGAGGATGATTGTGGGAAAGGGAGGCAGATGCCCATGCATTATGGGTCTAAGAAGCACAATTTTGTCACTATTTCATCACCTATAGC AACTCAACTTTCTCAAGCAGTAGGCGTTGCATATTCTCTTAAGATGGACAAAAAGGATGCTTGTGTTGTCACATATACTGGAGATGGTGGTACCAGTGAG GGAGATTTTCATGCTGCTTTAAACTTTGCAGCAGTGACAGAAGCTCCTGTGGTGTTTATCTGTCGCAACAATGGCTGGGCCATTAGTACCAATATATCAGAGCAATTTCGAA GCGATGGCATTGTTGTCAGGGGTCAAGCTTATGGAATCCGAAGCATACGAGTAGATGGAAATGATGCTCTTGCTGTTTACAGTGCAATTCACACAGCTCGCGAAATGGCCATAAGTGAGCAAAGGCCTGTTTTAGTTGAG GCTCTTTCATACAGAGTAGGCCACCACTCCACATCTGATGACTCCACAAAGTATCGGTCAGTTGATGAAATTGAATACTGGAAAATGGTACGGAATCCTGTGAATAGATTCAGAAAATGGGTCGAAAGAAATGGCTGGTGGAGCGAGGAGGAAGAATCAGAGCTCAGAAGCAGCATGAAGAAGCAG CTTCTGCAAGTGATTCAGGTggcagagaaaaaagaaaaacctccaCTCAAGGAGTTGTTCTCTGATGTCTATGATATTACACCTCCAAATCTTCGAGAGCAAGAGAAACAACTCAGAGAAACCATCATTAGACATCCTCAGGACTATCCCTCTGATGTTCCATTGTAG
- the LOC118063208 gene encoding ACT domain-containing protein ACR3 isoform X2: MANVCWPYFDPEYENLSTRINPPRVSVDNTSCSDSTLVKVDSMNKPGILLEVVQVLTDLDLIITKAYISSDGGWFMDVFHVTEQQGKKITDNKTINYIEKALGPKSQEEVTTWADKRVGVHSVGGHTAIELIGKDRPGLLSEISAVLANLHFNVVAAEVWTHNRRIACVVYVNDDTTSRAVADPTRLSIMEDQLKNILRGCENDEAGRTSFSMGFTHVDRRLHQMLFADRDYEGGIGATEVDYPPSLKPKITVERCEDKGYSVVTVRCKDRAKLMFDIVCTLTDMQYVVFHATVSSDGPHASQEYYIRHMDGCVLDTEGEKERVIKCLEAAIRRRVSEVH; this comes from the exons ATGGCTAACGTTTGTTGGCCATACTTTGATCCTGAGTATGAGAACTTGAGCACTAGGATTAATCCTCCAAG GGTATCTGTAGACAACACTAGTTGCAGTGACAGTACTCTTGTTAAG GTTGACAGCATGAACAAACCGGGAATTCTCCTGGAAGTTGTGCAAGTCCTAACGGATCTTGACCTCATTATCACCAAAGCTTACATCTCCTCGGATGGTGGTTGGTTCATGGATG TATTTCATGTCACTGAAcaacaaggaaagaagattACAGATAATAAAACCATTAACTACATAGAGAAG GCTCTAGGACCGAAAAGCCAAGAAGAAGTGACTACTTGGGCAGACAAACGGGTTGGAGTGCACTCTGTTGGTGGGCACACTGCCATTGAACTCATTGGAAAGGATCGCCCTGGTCTTTTATCTGAAATCTCAGCCGTCCTTGCCAACCTTCACTTCAATGTGGTTGCTGCTGAAGTTTGGACCCATAATAGGCGGATAGCATGTGTTGTCTATGTCAACGATGACACCACATCTCGTGCTGTAGCTGACCCAACCAGGTTGTCTATAATGGAGGACCAGCTCAAGAACATCCTACGCGGGTGTGAGAATGATGAGGCGGGTCGTACTAGTTTCTCCATGGGGTTTACTCATGTTGACCGTAGGCTGCACCAAATGTTGTTCGCCGACAGGGATTATGAAGGTGGAATAGGGGCTACTGAGGTTGATTATCCTCCCTCCCTCAAGCCAAAGATCACAGTTGAGCGTTGTGAGGATAAAGGATACTCTGTGGTCACCGTTAGATGCAAAGACCGTGCCAAGTTAATGTTTGACATAGTGTGCACTCTCACAGACATGCAatatgttgttttccatgctaCAGTCTCGTCTGATGGCCCCCATGCATCACAG GAGTACTATATTCGTCACATGGATGGTTGCGTGCTTGATACCgaaggagagaaggaaagagTTATCAAATGCCTTGAAGCTGCGATTAGAAGAAGAGTGAGCGAG GTTCACTAA
- the LOC118063124 gene encoding 2-oxoisovalerate dehydrogenase subunit alpha 1, mitochondrial isoform X2 encodes MRFLPESAGKRIPCYRVLDDNGEIIVGSDYEQLCEEIAVKMYTNMVSLQMMDTMFYEAQRQGRISFYMTSTGEEAINIASAAALSADDIVLPQYREPGILLWRGFTIEEFASQCFGNEDDCGKGRQMPMHYGSKKHNFVTISSPIATQLSQAVGVAYSLKMDKKDACVVTYTGDGGTSEGDFHAALNFAAVTEAPVVFICRNNGWAISTNISEQFRSDGIVVRGQAYGIRSIRVDGNDALAVYSAIHTAREMAISEQRPVLVEALSYRVGHHSTSDDSTKYRSVDEIEYWKMVRNPVNRFRKWVERNGWWSEEEESELRSSMKKQLLQVIQVAEKKEKPPLKELFSDVYDITPPNLREQEKQLRETIIRHPQDYPSDVPL; translated from the exons ATGAGATTCTTACCAGAGTCCGCTGGGAAGAGAATACCCTGTTACCGTGTTCTTGATGACAATGGAGAAATAATCGTGGGCAGCGATTATGAACAG TTGTGCGAGGAAATTGCAGTGAAGATGTATACGAACATGGTGTCCCTTCAAATGATGGATACCATGTTCTACGAGGCTCAGCGCCAAGGAAGAATTTCCTTCTACATGACCTCAACTGGTGAAGAAGCAATAAACATTGCATCAGCAGCTGCACTAAGTGCAGACGATATCGTCTTGCCTCAG TACCGAGAGCCCGGGATTCTATTATGGCGTGGTTTCACAATTGAAGAATTTGCCAGCCAATGCTTTGGAAACGAGGATGATTGTGGGAAAGGGAGGCAGATGCCCATGCATTATGGGTCTAAGAAGCACAATTTTGTCACTATTTCATCACCTATAGC AACTCAACTTTCTCAAGCAGTAGGCGTTGCATATTCTCTTAAGATGGACAAAAAGGATGCTTGTGTTGTCACATATACTGGAGATGGTGGTACCAGTGAG GGAGATTTTCATGCTGCTTTAAACTTTGCAGCAGTGACAGAAGCTCCTGTGGTGTTTATCTGTCGCAACAATGGCTGGGCCATTAGTACCAATATATCAGAGCAATTTCGAA GCGATGGCATTGTTGTCAGGGGTCAAGCTTATGGAATCCGAAGCATACGAGTAGATGGAAATGATGCTCTTGCTGTTTACAGTGCAATTCACACAGCTCGCGAAATGGCCATAAGTGAGCAAAGGCCTGTTTTAGTTGAG GCTCTTTCATACAGAGTAGGCCACCACTCCACATCTGATGACTCCACAAAGTATCGGTCAGTTGATGAAATTGAATACTGGAAAATGGTACGGAATCCTGTGAATAGATTCAGAAAATGGGTCGAAAGAAATGGCTGGTGGAGCGAGGAGGAAGAATCAGAGCTCAGAAGCAGCATGAAGAAGCAG CTTCTGCAAGTGATTCAGGTggcagagaaaaaagaaaaacctccaCTCAAGGAGTTGTTCTCTGATGTCTATGATATTACACCTCCAAATCTTCGAGAGCAAGAGAAACAACTCAGAGAAACCATCATTAGACATCCTCAGGACTATCCCTCTGATGTTCCATTGTAG
- the LOC118063208 gene encoding ACT domain-containing protein ACR3 isoform X1, whose amino-acid sequence MANVCWPYFDPEYENLSTRINPPRVSVDNTSCSDSTLVKVDSMNKPGILLEVVQVLTDLDLIITKAYISSDGGWFMDVFHVTEQQGKKITDNKTINYIEKALGPKSQEEVTTWADKRVGVHSVGGHTAIELIGKDRPGLLSEISAVLANLHFNVVAAEVWTHNRRIACVVYVNDDTTSRAVADPTRLSIMEDQLKNILRGCENDEAGRTSFSMGFTHVDRRLHQMLFADRDYEGGIGATEVDYPPSLKPKITVERCEDKGYSVVTVRCKDRAKLMFDIVCTLTDMQYVVFHATVSSDGPHASQEYYIRHMDGCVLDTEGEKERVIKCLEAAIRRRVSEGLSLELCAKDRVGLLSEVTRILRENGLSVSRAGVMTIGEQATNVFYVRDASGNPVDTKIIEALRKEIGHTMMLNVKKTPASSREPEARGWAKTSFFFGNLLERFLA is encoded by the exons ATGGCTAACGTTTGTTGGCCATACTTTGATCCTGAGTATGAGAACTTGAGCACTAGGATTAATCCTCCAAG GGTATCTGTAGACAACACTAGTTGCAGTGACAGTACTCTTGTTAAG GTTGACAGCATGAACAAACCGGGAATTCTCCTGGAAGTTGTGCAAGTCCTAACGGATCTTGACCTCATTATCACCAAAGCTTACATCTCCTCGGATGGTGGTTGGTTCATGGATG TATTTCATGTCACTGAAcaacaaggaaagaagattACAGATAATAAAACCATTAACTACATAGAGAAG GCTCTAGGACCGAAAAGCCAAGAAGAAGTGACTACTTGGGCAGACAAACGGGTTGGAGTGCACTCTGTTGGTGGGCACACTGCCATTGAACTCATTGGAAAGGATCGCCCTGGTCTTTTATCTGAAATCTCAGCCGTCCTTGCCAACCTTCACTTCAATGTGGTTGCTGCTGAAGTTTGGACCCATAATAGGCGGATAGCATGTGTTGTCTATGTCAACGATGACACCACATCTCGTGCTGTAGCTGACCCAACCAGGTTGTCTATAATGGAGGACCAGCTCAAGAACATCCTACGCGGGTGTGAGAATGATGAGGCGGGTCGTACTAGTTTCTCCATGGGGTTTACTCATGTTGACCGTAGGCTGCACCAAATGTTGTTCGCCGACAGGGATTATGAAGGTGGAATAGGGGCTACTGAGGTTGATTATCCTCCCTCCCTCAAGCCAAAGATCACAGTTGAGCGTTGTGAGGATAAAGGATACTCTGTGGTCACCGTTAGATGCAAAGACCGTGCCAAGTTAATGTTTGACATAGTGTGCACTCTCACAGACATGCAatatgttgttttccatgctaCAGTCTCGTCTGATGGCCCCCATGCATCACAG GAGTACTATATTCGTCACATGGATGGTTGCGTGCTTGATACCgaaggagagaaggaaagagTTATCAAATGCCTTGAAGCTGCGATTAGAAGAAGAGTGAGCGAG GGTCTGAGCCTTGAGCTCTGTGCAAAGGATAGAGTAGGCTTACTGTCTGAAGTCACAAGGATTCTGCGAGAGAATGGATTATCCGTATCAAGAGCAGGTGTGATGACAATAGGAGAGCAAGCAACGAATGTTTTCTATGTAAGAGATGCTTCTGGGAATCCAGTGGACACGAAGATTATCGAAGCGCTTCGTAAAGAAATCGGGCACACCATGATGCTTAACGTGAAGAAAACACCTGCTAGTTCCAGAGAACCTGAAGCTAGAGGATGGGCCAAGACAAGTTTCTTTTTCGGGAACTTGCTGGAAAGGTTCTTGGCATGA